From the bacterium genome, the window GTATCATCAGCTGGTCGCTCCAGAGGAGCTAGAGGCGGAGAACAAGATACTTGCGGAGCGAGGGGCACGGCCTGGGGTAGGACTTCCGGCCTCACCTGCGAAGACGAAGCCTCTGCTGCTGGGGATAACAAAATCTTCACTGAGCACCGATAGTTTCATATCTGCAGCTTCGTTCCAGGATACGACGCGGGTGCTGGCTGGGGCGAGCATTGCGGGGAGCGTTGATTATCTTCTTGGTCCGAAGGAGAACGTAATAGTTGGTCGGCTGATTCCGGCGGGCACTGGTGCCGAGATTCACAGAGTGGAGCCTAGGCTAAACGTGGACATGTCCGAGTTGGCAGGTATGAAGGAGGAGAGGGAGGAGACAACCAAGGAGGCAAGTGGTCTTTTTGGCAGTTAATGGAGTTAATCCACGCTAATATGGAGGGTGATATTGCCGACTCTTAATCAGCTTGTGAGACACGGCAGAAAGCGTGTTCGGAAGAAGAGCAAGAGCCCAGCGCTTGGGTTTTGCCCACAGAAGCGAGGGGTTTGTCTTCGTGTAACTGTTGTTACGCCGAAGAAGCCGAACTCTGCTTTGAGGAAGATATGCAGAGTCCGCCTGACGAATGGGCTGGAGACCAATGCCTATATTCCTGGCGTGGGGCATAATTTGCAGGAACACTCGGTTGTTTTAATAAGAGGGGGCAGAGTTAGGGACCTGCCGGGCGTGCGCTATCACGTGGTGAGGGGCACTCTTGATACGGC encodes:
- the rpsL gene encoding 30S ribosomal protein S12; the encoded protein is MPTLNQLVRHGRKRVRKKSKSPALGFCPQKRGVCLRVTVVTPKKPNSALRKICRVRLTNGLETNAYIPGVGHNLQEHSVVLIRGGRVRDLPGVRYHVVRGTLDTAGVENRKRSRSKYGTRRPKGSTK